DNA from Fibrobacter sp.:
CGGGTCTTTTTCTACCCCCTCGAATGAACTGACCCCAAAAAGTTGGACAGTTTAAAGTTAGGATAAAACAGCGTTATGAGTCCGGTATTGTACAGGACTCATTCCGTTTAGGCGCAGTTTTATCCGGTCATTGTTGTAGTATTCAATATATTTTCTCAGTTCCC
Protein-coding regions in this window:
- a CDS encoding IS3 family transposase, coding for ELRKYIEYYNNDRIKLRLNGMSPVQYRTHNAVLS